From one Pirellulales bacterium genomic stretch:
- a CDS encoding protein kinase, whose translation MSTMDDDSLDDRIVDRLVAHQELHDAGLTMGDEQAHVSSSIADNDLPPEQAERLARAKLCIDLLAAVGSQPESRAERSHIGSETTPFPRPRQLGRFEILDELGSGGFGIVYRAWDPRTERHVAIKVPKIEAMLSKELQARFEQEARAAAKLDHPHIVAVLEAGLDGMLPFIVSQFCPGMTLSDWLHKKTGPASPREAAEIVRSLAEAVAHAHERGVMHRDIKPGNVLMVAARHSADERQPEAMIPKLVDFGLAKLADAEQNMTQTGTLLGTIRYMAPEMAAGARKQAGPSADIYSLGAVLYELLAGVPPFANASDLEVLRNISTHEPSRVRAMRPKVPVDLETICLKCLEKNPVRRYPSAQALADDLQRFLDGRPIKARRVTSIEVVGKWARRRPAVAALLTVSLLSIVGALVGVSIYNVHLRDSAAQIEATNLQLREMTEQAQISERQAKANERQAKDLLYVADMQLAQQAWDQNNIATLEETLGRHEPKNGEPDRRGVEWYYLANKLKDDSLVLKLKGGVANCVRFSPDGNLIATTSHDGFLQLWDAATGELRATMAEPQRAELNGACFSPDGKILAVASNRRRVLLYDVEQGSLIAMLEGGHNKWVADVDFSPAGDVLASVGADGQIILWDWQRREKRKSIVAYDKELRAIRFIADGRLAVVAEEWGAPRIWDLESDRVVSSLSMKTPREGDSKIWPRTLALSHDRNRLAVAHVNGGFRLWDISNPSDPQLIKAHDDGSCRAVDFIDSDRIAVGYDDQLVQVWSLHTDQPPRLLRGHQLQLTCGSCSPDGKLIAAGSRDGTVRIWSTEPRDEGKVIAHVPGPFERLAIAPLGDEIALAFKKPAAVICIHPQTGISTRPALTAVEGSPYAMAYSRTGKYLAVATVNGFVHIFEAGQSTPLWSTVCSTLEAKPVLRFSPVEDLLVVLADQRVLAIDVPNRHIHWQHQFKIGLWSLSFRPDGSLLYVGDHLGGITEFRRADGVIKRKFEEHRNPAEGLAISPDGKHLVSTSPDRKLLLWDLPAGQVLRHLPTTEKKTTNPGFTSDGRTIIATENDCTLTFWNVGTGQRVLHLGPWGDGHVLSWQLSADNQACYFADAQVKVDSPSITVRALSFPHAASKSHAISEPSNDESANLPSADRRVIASDPK comes from the coding sequence ATGTCAACGATGGACGATGACTCGCTCGATGATCGGATCGTGGATCGCCTGGTCGCGCATCAGGAACTGCACGATGCCGGGCTGACGATGGGCGACGAACAGGCCCATGTGTCATCATCGATCGCAGATAACGATTTGCCTCCGGAACAGGCCGAACGCCTGGCGCGCGCAAAACTCTGCATCGATCTGCTGGCCGCCGTCGGCAGTCAGCCAGAGTCGCGCGCGGAGCGATCACACATTGGATCGGAGACGACCCCGTTCCCACGCCCGCGACAGTTAGGGCGTTTCGAGATTCTCGATGAGCTCGGTTCGGGCGGTTTTGGCATCGTGTATCGCGCCTGGGACCCGCGCACCGAACGGCACGTCGCGATCAAGGTCCCCAAGATCGAGGCCATGCTCTCGAAGGAGCTGCAGGCCCGTTTCGAGCAGGAAGCACGAGCCGCGGCCAAACTCGATCATCCGCACATCGTGGCCGTGCTCGAAGCCGGGCTCGACGGCATGTTACCGTTCATCGTTTCACAGTTCTGTCCCGGCATGACGCTCAGCGACTGGCTGCACAAAAAAACAGGGCCGGCCTCGCCGCGCGAGGCCGCCGAGATCGTTCGCAGCCTGGCCGAGGCGGTGGCTCATGCGCACGAGCGCGGTGTCATGCATCGTGATATCAAGCCCGGCAATGTACTGATGGTGGCCGCGCGTCACAGCGCCGATGAGCGACAGCCAGAAGCCATGATCCCGAAGCTGGTCGATTTTGGTTTGGCGAAGCTGGCCGACGCTGAGCAGAACATGACGCAAACCGGGACACTGCTCGGCACCATTCGCTATATGGCGCCGGAAATGGCGGCGGGTGCCCGCAAACAAGCAGGGCCATCGGCAGACATCTATAGCTTGGGCGCCGTCCTTTATGAGTTGTTGGCTGGCGTGCCCCCCTTCGCCAACGCCAGCGACCTGGAGGTGCTGCGCAACATCAGCACGCACGAGCCGTCGCGTGTCCGCGCGATGCGGCCCAAGGTGCCGGTTGACCTGGAGACAATCTGCTTAAAATGCCTGGAAAAGAATCCGGTTCGCCGGTACCCAAGTGCCCAGGCACTGGCCGATGACTTGCAGCGATTCTTAGACGGCCGGCCGATCAAAGCGCGCCGGGTAACGTCGATCGAAGTCGTCGGCAAATGGGCGCGACGCCGACCGGCGGTCGCGGCGTTACTCACGGTATCGTTGCTCTCGATCGTCGGCGCATTGGTCGGCGTCAGCATCTACAACGTGCATCTACGGGATAGCGCGGCGCAAATCGAGGCGACCAACCTGCAACTGCGCGAGATGACCGAGCAGGCCCAAATCAGTGAGCGGCAGGCTAAAGCCAATGAACGCCAGGCCAAGGACTTGCTTTACGTCGCGGACATGCAGTTGGCACAACAGGCCTGGGACCAAAACAATATCGCCACTCTGGAAGAAACCCTTGGTCGTCATGAACCGAAGAACGGCGAGCCTGATCGTCGTGGCGTGGAGTGGTACTACCTGGCGAACAAGCTGAAGGACGATTCACTGGTTCTGAAGCTCAAGGGGGGCGTCGCCAACTGTGTCCGGTTTAGTCCCGACGGGAATCTGATCGCTACGACGAGCCACGATGGCTTTCTGCAACTGTGGGACGCCGCAACCGGAGAATTGCGCGCCACCATGGCCGAGCCGCAACGAGCCGAACTCAATGGCGCGTGCTTTTCTCCCGACGGAAAGATTCTGGCCGTTGCCAGCAATCGACGTCGCGTTTTGTTGTACGACGTCGAACAGGGCAGCCTCATCGCAATGCTCGAAGGGGGCCATAACAAATGGGTGGCCGACGTCGACTTTTCGCCTGCCGGAGACGTACTCGCTTCGGTAGGAGCGGACGGACAGATTATCTTGTGGGATTGGCAACGTCGTGAGAAACGGAAAAGCATCGTCGCCTACGATAAAGAGTTGCGTGCCATTCGCTTCATCGCCGACGGCCGGCTTGCCGTGGTCGCTGAAGAGTGGGGAGCTCCGAGAATCTGGGATCTCGAATCTGACCGGGTTGTTTCTTCGTTAAGCATGAAAACGCCGCGCGAGGGAGACTCGAAGATTTGGCCTCGTACGCTCGCCTTGAGCCACGATCGCAATCGCCTCGCCGTGGCGCATGTCAATGGTGGTTTCCGGCTATGGGATATTTCCAACCCGAGTGATCCGCAACTTATCAAGGCTCATGACGACGGATCGTGTCGCGCGGTGGACTTTATCGATTCGGATCGCATTGCAGTCGGCTACGATGATCAATTGGTTCAAGTCTGGTCTTTGCATACAGATCAACCGCCGAGGCTGCTGCGCGGACATCAATTGCAGTTAACGTGCGGCTCCTGCTCGCCCGATGGCAAACTCATCGCCGCCGGATCACGCGATGGCACAGTGCGAATCTGGAGTACGGAGCCTCGCGATGAGGGAAAGGTAATCGCACACGTCCCTGGGCCTTTCGAAAGACTTGCCATTGCGCCACTCGGCGATGAGATCGCGCTGGCGTTTAAAAAGCCGGCTGCAGTAATTTGCATTCATCCGCAAACGGGGATATCGACGCGCCCAGCATTGACAGCCGTCGAAGGTTCGCCGTATGCGATGGCGTACTCGCGCACAGGGAAATACCTGGCGGTTGCAACCGTTAACGGATTTGTGCATATCTTTGAAGCCGGGCAATCCACTCCGCTATGGAGTACTGTGTGCAGCACGCTAGAGGCAAAACCTGTACTTCGCTTCTCGCCGGTTGAGGACCTGTTGGTCGTTTTAGCGGACCAACGCGTCCTGGCCATCGACGTACCGAATCGCCACATTCACTGGCAACATCAGTTCAAAATCGGATTGTGGAGTTTGTCCTTTCGGCCTGACGGAAGTCTTCTGTACGTCGGCGATCACCTGGGCGGAATCACGGAATTTCGAAGAGCCGACGGCGTCATCAAACGCAAGTTCGAGGAGCATCGAAATCCTGCGGAGGGGTTGGCGATTTCTCCCGACGGCAAACATCTCGTTTCCACGAGTCCCGATCGGAAACTACTGCTGTGGGACCTGCCCGCCGGCCAGGTGCTGCGCCACTTGCCGACCACGGAGAAGAAAACGACTAACCCTGGCTTTACCTCTGACGGCCGCACAATCATCGCCACGGAAAATGATTGCACTCTCACCTTCTGGAATGTGGGCACCGGACAACGTGTCTTACACCTGGGTCCGTGGGGGGACGGCCATGTGTTGTCGTGGCAACTGTCTGCGGACAATCAAGCCTGTTATTTTGCGGATGCACAAGTCAAAGTAGATTCGCCAAGCATAACCGTGCGGGCGTTGTCCTTTCCGCATGCCGCTTCGAAAAGCCACGCCATTTCAGAACCTAGCAACGACGAGTCAGCGAACCTGCCGTCGGC
- a CDS encoding alkene reductase, with translation MDSVLFQSFRLHDLNLRNRIVMAPMTRGRAGVARLPNSLMAEYYAQRSSAGLIISEAVTISDEANGWNETPGIYTNEMTDGWKLTTRAVHDRGGVIFLQLWHTGRASHSSFHGGQPAVSSSAIKINEPYIHTPLGKQPHEIPRELVTSEVPRVVTDYGRAAERAKKAGFDGVEIHAANGYLIDQFLQSKTNHRSDEYGGSVEKRYRFLQEVVEAVASVWPAHRVGVRLAPNGTYNDMGSPDYREQFTFVAQQLDRFGLAYLHVVDGLAFGFHQLGQPMTLAEFRTIFHGPLMGNCGYTKETAERTIANGDADLMSFGRPFISNPDLVDRFRNDWPLAEPASQADWQSPTGIKGYTDFPAFAQT, from the coding sequence ATGGACAGCGTGCTCTTTCAGTCGTTCCGTCTGCATGACCTGAATCTGCGGAACCGGATTGTCATGGCCCCCATGACCCGCGGCAGGGCAGGCGTTGCGCGCCTGCCGAATTCCCTGATGGCCGAATACTACGCACAGCGCAGTTCTGCGGGACTGATCATCAGCGAAGCCGTCACCATCTCGGACGAGGCCAACGGTTGGAACGAGACGCCAGGTATCTACACCAACGAGATGACGGATGGCTGGAAGCTCACCACTCGCGCCGTACATGACCGGGGTGGCGTGATTTTCCTCCAGCTATGGCATACCGGGCGGGCATCCCACAGCAGCTTCCACGGCGGCCAGCCCGCTGTTTCTTCGTCAGCCATTAAAATCAACGAGCCGTATATCCACACGCCGCTCGGCAAACAACCGCATGAGATCCCGCGAGAACTTGTCACGTCAGAGGTTCCGCGCGTCGTGACGGACTATGGGCGAGCCGCCGAGCGAGCCAAGAAAGCTGGATTCGATGGGGTCGAAATCCATGCCGCGAATGGCTACTTGATCGATCAATTCCTTCAGTCGAAAACCAACCATCGCAGCGATGAGTATGGCGGAAGTGTCGAAAAGCGTTACCGCTTCTTGCAGGAAGTGGTCGAAGCGGTAGCGTCGGTCTGGCCGGCCCACCGCGTTGGCGTACGTCTCGCTCCTAATGGGACCTATAACGACATGGGATCGCCGGACTACCGCGAGCAGTTTACGTTTGTCGCCCAGCAACTCGACCGTTTCGGGCTGGCGTATTTGCACGTGGTAGACGGGCTGGCCTTCGGCTTCCACCAACTTGGCCAACCGATGACTTTGGCCGAATTTCGCACGATCTTCCATGGCCCGCTCATGGGAAACTGCGGATACACCAAGGAAACGGCAGAAAGGACAATCGCCAATGGGGATGCCGACCTCATGTCCTTTGGGCGGCCCTTCATTAGTAATCCGGACCTCGTGGACCGATTCCGAAACGATTGGCCGCTTGCCGAACCGGCATCACAGGCCGATTGGCAGTCGCCCACTGGGATAAAGGGATACACGGACTTTCCGGCTTTCGCGCAGACATGA
- a CDS encoding polysaccharide pyruvyl transferase family protein has product MKYTSGLTSLLGKRVGYVRPLGNVGDDLIELAMTQLFAEFGVRWSLCDLPRVADFDLLVFGGGGNMGTRYMNNYELRRKALAAGLPLIVLPQSFATPEEGAFQRVFVRERESLRLHPAGILAPDLALGLAWPAPGRATKDLGVFLRRDRERKGTRQRLFARDPVKLCRTVGPYLALAAAHRRIITDRLHFAIAGLHAGRDVMALANDYHKNRSMHDTWLADLSCRFAGSLEEALPKNRRAA; this is encoded by the coding sequence ATGAAGTACACCTCGGGTCTAACCTCGCTCCTGGGAAAGCGCGTGGGCTATGTTCGTCCGCTGGGAAATGTCGGCGACGACCTGATCGAACTGGCGATGACGCAATTGTTCGCGGAATTCGGCGTCCGCTGGTCGCTTTGCGATTTGCCGCGTGTTGCCGATTTCGATCTGCTGGTCTTTGGCGGCGGAGGCAACATGGGCACCCGCTACATGAACAATTACGAGCTACGAAGAAAGGCCTTGGCGGCCGGTTTACCACTGATCGTCCTGCCGCAATCGTTTGCCACTCCGGAAGAGGGAGCGTTCCAGCGCGTCTTCGTGCGCGAACGCGAGAGCTTGCGACTACACCCGGCGGGCATATTGGCCCCGGATCTGGCGCTGGGCTTGGCCTGGCCTGCACCGGGGCGCGCGACGAAGGACCTGGGCGTGTTTCTCCGTCGCGATCGCGAACGGAAAGGCACCCGGCAACGGCTGTTCGCTCGCGATCCGGTCAAGCTTTGCAGGACCGTCGGGCCTTATCTTGCCTTGGCTGCCGCCCATCGACGGATCATTACCGACCGGTTGCACTTCGCGATCGCTGGCTTGCACGCCGGTCGTGACGTAATGGCGTTGGCGAACGATTACCACAAAAACCGCTCGATGCATGACACCTGGCTCGCGGACCTCAGCTGCCGATTTGCTGGCAGCCTAGAGGAAGCCCTTCCGAAGAACCGACGCGCGGCCTAA
- the mug gene encoding G/U mismatch-specific DNA glycosylase has product MSKYSPDILAKDLDVIFCGLNPALSAAVSGHNFSHPSNRFWAALHQAGFTDARIDPEHERRLLKYRCGITAVVERPTKRAHEVRHGEFKMVRRRFEAKMRRYAPRSVAFLGKRAFAAMTGQAAPDWGRQSTEFAGTIVWILPNPSGLNRSFTFARLVEAYRELHEALYQSAQNGERESV; this is encoded by the coding sequence GTGAGCAAGTACAGTCCGGATATTCTCGCCAAAGATCTCGACGTCATTTTCTGCGGTCTCAATCCGGCTCTGAGTGCCGCGGTATCGGGTCACAATTTTTCACATCCCAGCAATCGCTTTTGGGCTGCGCTGCATCAGGCCGGGTTTACTGACGCGCGTATTGATCCCGAACATGAGCGGCGGCTACTCAAATACCGCTGCGGCATCACGGCCGTCGTCGAACGGCCGACAAAACGAGCCCATGAAGTACGGCATGGCGAGTTCAAAATGGTTCGTCGCAGGTTTGAGGCCAAGATGCGCCGATACGCGCCGCGCTCTGTGGCCTTTCTTGGCAAGCGAGCGTTTGCTGCGATGACGGGGCAAGCTGCTCCCGACTGGGGACGGCAATCAACCGAGTTCGCAGGCACGATTGTGTGGATTCTTCCTAACCCGAGCGGCCTCAACCGAAGTTTTACGTTCGCTCGTCTGGTAGAGGCCTATCGCGAGTTGCACGAAGCGCTGTACCAATCGGCGCAAAATGGCGAACGAGAATCAGTATAG
- a CDS encoding sigma-70 family RNA polymerase sigma factor — protein MSLSSADDRAVGPPLAHSIASAQGGSYGALGQLFDFYRDYLLRVANDELQTNLVAKVAASDLVQDTFLQAGRDFRRFTGTTEAELKAWLRQILLHNLQDAQRRFRTTQKRDVALEVRLPSTGSTSARPLHLASQSPSPSQRIVTSETCEAVQAALRKLPPDYARVIELRTFAGWPFDRVGESLGRSAEAVRKLWGRAIEQLANELASYVNDGR, from the coding sequence ATGTCGTTATCGTCCGCAGATGACCGCGCTGTCGGTCCGCCTCTTGCCCATTCAATTGCCTCGGCCCAGGGCGGGTCGTATGGCGCACTCGGTCAGTTGTTCGACTTCTATCGCGACTACCTTTTGCGGGTTGCGAACGACGAGTTGCAGACGAACCTGGTCGCCAAGGTAGCTGCCTCGGACCTGGTGCAGGACACATTCCTGCAAGCGGGCCGCGACTTCCGTCGATTCACAGGCACGACCGAAGCAGAATTGAAAGCGTGGCTGCGGCAGATCTTGCTGCACAACTTGCAGGACGCGCAACGACGCTTCCGGACGACACAGAAGCGCGATGTCGCACTCGAAGTGCGATTGCCGTCGACGGGATCCACCTCAGCTCGTCCACTGCATTTGGCATCCCAGTCCCCCTCGCCCAGCCAGCGCATCGTCACGTCTGAGACATGCGAGGCCGTGCAGGCGGCGCTTCGCAAACTGCCGCCTGACTACGCCCGCGTGATCGAACTGCGCACGTTCGCCGGATGGCCTTTCGATCGTGTCGGAGAATCGCTGGGGCGATCGGCCGAGGCGGTACGGAAGCTATGGGGTCGCGCCATCGAACAACTTGCCAATGAGCTTGCCTCGTATGTCAACGATGGACGATGA